The following proteins come from a genomic window of Chryseobacterium glaciei:
- a CDS encoding acyl-CoA thioesterase: MKGNKMQSNEKPIQCTEEVRVRFNETDPLGIVWHGHYIVYFEDGREAFGRQHGLTYLDIQKAGFVTPIVKSTCEHFLPLKYGETFNIVTTFVNITAAKLIYKYELFNQDNKLVCSGETIQVFLDSDNNLCLYNPEFFQAWKDKMGL, encoded by the coding sequence ATGAAAGGAAACAAAATGCAGTCTAACGAAAAACCAATCCAGTGTACTGAGGAAGTACGAGTACGATTCAATGAGACAGATCCGTTGGGAATTGTGTGGCATGGCCATTACATTGTGTATTTCGAAGACGGAAGAGAAGCTTTCGGCAGACAGCATGGCCTGACTTACCTCGATATTCAGAAAGCTGGATTTGTAACGCCTATCGTAAAAAGTACTTGTGAGCATTTTCTTCCTTTAAAATATGGTGAAACCTTCAATATCGTAACCACTTTTGTCAATATAACTGCTGCGAAATTAATTTATAAATACGAACTTTTTAATCAAGATAATAAATTGGTTTGCAGTGGAGAAACCATTCAGGTTTTCTTAGATTCTGACAATAATTTATGTTTGTATAATCCCGAGTTTTTTCAAGCTTGGAAAGATAAAATGGGATTATGA
- a CDS encoding phosphopantetheine-binding protein produces MENLQTELKHKIIEVLNLEDVSIEEIKDTDPLFGGGLGLDSIDALELIVLLDKDYGIKLADPKKGKEIFQSIDTMAKFIEENRTK; encoded by the coding sequence ATGGAAAACTTACAAACTGAATTGAAGCACAAAATTATCGAAGTACTTAATCTTGAAGATGTTTCTATAGAAGAGATCAAAGATACTGATCCGTTATTCGGAGGAGGTTTAGGATTAGATTCTATCGACGCTTTAGAGTTGATCGTTCTTCTTGACAAAGATTATGGAATAAAATTAGCCGATCCTAAAAAAGGAAAGGAAATTTTTCAATCTATCGATACGATGGCAAAATTCATCGAAGAAAACAGAACAAAATAA
- a CDS encoding polysaccharide deacetylase family protein, producing MKHYPFILFYLFCNVFIYAFHGTFWVYLFCFLLFSAVLVWGSFDIELGYFVNSLTHKRTKIKEVALTFDDGPTEFTPKFLDILKENQIKATFFCIGKQIEKYPETFQRIIAEGHTIGNHTFSHSNNTGFLSTPKMVEEIEKCDEIIYKIGNIKTNLYRPPFGVTNPNIAKAIKQTHKKSIGWNVRSLDTITDNEKKIYKRVTKNLKKGSIILLHDTSEKTYNVLVDLLVFLEREKYSTFTVDNEK from the coding sequence ATGAAACACTATCCATTTATTCTATTTTATCTTTTCTGCAATGTATTTATTTATGCATTTCACGGGACTTTTTGGGTTTATTTGTTTTGTTTCTTACTTTTTTCGGCAGTGCTTGTTTGGGGATCTTTTGATATTGAATTAGGATATTTTGTCAATAGTTTGACTCATAAAAGAACAAAAATCAAGGAAGTTGCTTTGACTTTTGATGATGGTCCGACTGAATTTACCCCGAAATTTTTAGATATTTTAAAAGAAAATCAGATAAAAGCAACCTTTTTCTGCATCGGAAAACAGATTGAAAAATATCCTGAAACTTTCCAAAGAATTATTGCGGAAGGTCACACAATTGGAAATCATACTTTTTCTCATTCAAACAATACCGGATTCTTATCTACTCCAAAAATGGTTGAAGAGATTGAAAAATGCGACGAAATCATTTATAAAATTGGAAATATAAAGACCAATTTATACCGCCCTCCTTTTGGTGTTACCAATCCGAATATTGCTAAAGCGATCAAACAAACTCACAAAAAAAGCATCGGCTGGAATGTCCGTTCTCTCGATACGATTACAGACAACGAAAAGAAAATTTATAAACGAGTTACAAAAAATCTGAAAAAAGGAAGCATCATTCTTCTACATGATACCTCAGAAAAAACGTATAATGTTTTGGTAGATTTATTAGTATTTTTGGAGCGTGAAAAGTATTCAACTTTTACGGTGGATAACGAAAAATAA
- a CDS encoding beta-ketoacyl synthase N-terminal-like domain-containing protein — protein MRKEVYITDYNCVTPLGFDVASNWNALLQGKSGVAKHKVIENQEAFYASIIDSEKLEEEFNKNFDNKNFTRLEKMFLLSLKPLVERHNITEETAFILSTTKGNISLLKNKTTLPEGAYLSSLAQKIADFFGFKTKPIVVSNACVSGVMAIAVAKNMIQAGRYKDAFVVAGDEISEFVISGFNSFQAIGSEPCKPYDKNRSGINLGEATAAAYITGHCEERSDEAISNEKFSFKISGDSAINDANHISGPSRTGDGLYTSIKNAMTEANVSAEQINFISAHGTATLYNDEMEAIAFNRMELQNVSLNSMKGYYGHCLGASGLLESIISMESALHSTLISSKNFEEMGVSQPLNIIKENQPTEIKYILKTASGFGGCNAAIVFEKC, from the coding sequence ATGAGAAAAGAAGTTTACATCACAGATTACAACTGCGTCACTCCTTTAGGTTTTGATGTTGCATCCAATTGGAATGCTTTACTTCAAGGAAAATCAGGCGTTGCAAAACATAAAGTGATCGAAAATCAGGAAGCTTTTTATGCTTCTATCATCGATTCTGAAAAATTGGAAGAAGAATTCAACAAAAACTTCGACAATAAAAATTTCACACGGCTTGAAAAAATGTTTTTGTTAAGTTTAAAACCTTTGGTGGAAAGACATAACATTACAGAAGAAACAGCTTTCATTTTATCAACAACTAAAGGAAATATCAGTTTATTAAAAAATAAAACGACTTTACCGGAAGGTGCTTATCTTTCAAGTTTAGCACAAAAAATCGCTGATTTTTTCGGATTTAAAACAAAACCAATTGTTGTTTCCAATGCATGTGTCTCTGGAGTGATGGCGATTGCTGTAGCAAAAAACATGATTCAGGCAGGAAGATATAAAGATGCATTTGTTGTGGCTGGAGATGAGATCTCAGAGTTTGTGATTTCAGGATTTAATTCTTTCCAGGCCATCGGAAGCGAACCCTGCAAACCTTATGACAAAAACCGTAGCGGAATCAATCTTGGTGAAGCTACGGCGGCAGCTTATATTACAGGTCATTGCGAAGAACGAAGTGACGAAGCAATCTCAAACGAAAAATTTAGTTTTAAAATATCAGGAGACTCAGCAATCAACGATGCCAATCACATTTCCGGACCTTCAAGAACAGGAGACGGATTGTATACAAGCATCAAAAATGCAATGACAGAAGCCAACGTTTCAGCAGAACAAATCAATTTTATATCTGCCCACGGAACGGCAACACTCTATAACGACGAAATGGAAGCCATCGCTTTCAACAGAATGGAATTACAAAATGTTTCTTTAAACAGTATGAAAGGCTATTATGGTCATTGTTTAGGAGCATCAGGTCTACTGGAAAGCATTATTTCTATGGAAAGTGCTCTTCACAGTACCTTAATTTCATCTAAAAACTTTGAAGAAATGGGAGTTTCCCAACCTTTGAACATTATTAAAGAAAACCAACCTACGGAAATCAAATATATTTTGAAAACAGCTTCAGGTTTTGGCGGTTGTAATGCAGCAATTGTTTTCGAAAAATGTTAA
- a CDS encoding beta-ketoacyl synthase N-terminal-like domain-containing protein, which translates to MSAVYINSAACISVQDTLNQNFIQNLTPENSIQIVKAIEPNYKEFIPPAMSRRMSKTVKMSSVTSKYALKEAGIENPDAIIVGTGMGCSQDSEKFLKNVIDNNEEFLTPTYFIQSTHNTVAGQIALALQCHAYNFTYVNTSSSLEFSMLDAKLQINDGEADNVLVGSTDEQTDRTMELYKLNKTIKKEENLPVDYLHSTTEGVIWGEGSSFFVLGKEKTENSYAQLRDIKINNRLEQDEIQSFIGYFLTQNNLTFEEIDAVILGFSGDSTSDVYYTKTMNLFPNSALLYYKHLSGEFNTASGFSTFMACHILKDQQIPEVMMINDVKKESIKNILLYNHLGGSDHSLVLLENV; encoded by the coding sequence ATGAGTGCAGTTTATATCAACAGTGCAGCCTGCATCTCGGTTCAGGACACTTTAAATCAAAATTTCATCCAAAACCTTACGCCTGAAAATTCAATTCAGATCGTAAAAGCTATTGAACCTAATTACAAAGAATTCATTCCGCCCGCAATGAGCAGAAGAATGTCTAAAACAGTAAAAATGAGTTCCGTAACCTCAAAATATGCTTTAAAAGAAGCCGGAATTGAAAACCCTGACGCGATTATTGTCGGAACAGGAATGGGTTGCTCCCAAGATTCTGAAAAGTTTTTAAAAAATGTAATTGATAATAATGAAGAGTTTCTGACTCCGACTTATTTTATTCAATCCACTCACAATACGGTTGCCGGGCAAATTGCTTTAGCATTACAATGCCACGCTTACAACTTCACGTATGTAAATACCTCTTCTTCATTGGAATTCTCGATGTTAGATGCTAAACTTCAAATTAATGATGGTGAAGCTGACAATGTTTTGGTGGGTTCAACGGATGAACAAACCGACCGAACAATGGAATTGTATAAATTAAACAAAACCATTAAGAAAGAAGAAAATCTTCCCGTTGATTATTTACATTCAACAACAGAAGGTGTTATTTGGGGAGAAGGTTCTAGCTTTTTTGTTCTGGGAAAAGAAAAGACAGAAAATTCTTACGCTCAACTTAGAGATATAAAAATCAATAATAGATTAGAACAAGATGAAATTCAAAGCTTTATCGGATATTTTTTAACTCAAAACAATCTTACCTTTGAAGAAATTGATGCTGTGATTTTAGGTTTCAGCGGAGATTCTACATCTGATGTTTATTATACTAAAACAATGAATTTATTTCCAAATTCAGCGTTGTTATATTACAAGCATTTAAGTGGAGAATTCAATACAGCAAGTGGCTTCTCAACATTTATGGCTTGTCATATTCTGAAAGATCAGCAGATTCCGGAAGTGATGATGATTAATGATGTGAAAAAAGAAAGTATTAAAAATATTCTTTTGTATAATCATTTGGGAGGAAGTGATCATAGTTTGGTTTTGTTGGAGAACGTTTGA
- a CDS encoding 3-oxoacyl-ACP synthase encodes MMKKTDICTIENSKITTNKQVIFESQAEFFSEFAKEAYKSLELNYPKFHKMDNLSKLAFLASEIILKDGDHSKTAIVLANRSSSLDTDFKYQESINSQENFFPSPAVFVYTLPNICVGEISIKHKMQTENAFFVLDEFDEKFLNDYSEQILQSGKAEKVLCGWVELYQESYKAFVYLLTN; translated from the coding sequence ATGATGAAGAAAACAGACATTTGCACCATAGAAAATTCAAAAATAACGACCAACAAACAAGTTATTTTTGAAAGCCAAGCTGAATTTTTCTCAGAATTTGCAAAAGAAGCTTATAAAAGTTTAGAATTGAATTATCCTAAATTTCATAAAATGGATAACTTGAGTAAACTGGCATTTTTGGCTTCGGAAATTATTTTAAAAGACGGAGATCACAGCAAAACAGCAATTGTTTTAGCCAACAGATCATCAAGTTTAGATACTGATTTTAAATATCAGGAAAGCATCAACTCTCAGGAAAATTTCTTCCCGAGCCCGGCTGTTTTTGTGTACACTTTGCCTAACATTTGCGTCGGTGAAATCAGCATCAAGCATAAAATGCAGACAGAGAATGCGTTTTTTGTTTTGGATGAATTTGATGAAAAATTTTTAAATGATTACTCAGAACAGATCTTACAGTCAGGAAAGGCTGAAAAGGTACTCTGTGGCTGGGTAGAGCTATATCAGGAAAGTTATAAAGCTTTTGTATATTTGCTTACGAACTAA
- a CDS encoding ABC transporter ATP-binding protein produces MENIIEIKNLYKKYKHAEEFSVNDISLNINQNEIYGILGPNGAGKTTLISMLSGLIKPTSGTFKINGLSPQKDGFKLRQIIGIVPQEYALYPTLTAKENLMFFGSLYGLPHKKLKIAIDESLELMGLSKFADKKVEQFSGGMKRRCNLIAGTLHNPKVLFLDEPTVGVDVQSKKAIIDYLLDLNKKGTCIIYTSHHLSEAEEFCTKIAIIDHGKIHAVGTPEELVNRVASAENLEDVFISLTGKELRDVVV; encoded by the coding sequence GTGGAGAACATCATTGAAATAAAAAACCTGTATAAAAAATACAAGCATGCAGAAGAGTTTTCTGTAAATGATATCTCGTTGAATATTAATCAAAACGAAATCTACGGAATTCTGGGACCCAACGGAGCAGGAAAAACAACTTTAATCTCCATGCTTTCTGGGTTGATAAAACCAACTTCAGGAACTTTTAAGATCAACGGATTATCTCCTCAAAAAGACGGTTTTAAATTAAGACAAATCATTGGAATTGTTCCACAGGAATATGCACTATACCCTACGCTTACAGCAAAAGAAAACTTAATGTTCTTCGGTAGCTTGTACGGTTTACCACATAAAAAATTAAAAATTGCGATTGATGAATCTTTAGAACTCATGGGTTTATCAAAATTCGCCGATAAAAAAGTAGAACAATTCTCAGGAGGAATGAAACGTCGTTGCAATTTGATCGCAGGAACACTTCACAATCCGAAAGTTCTATTTTTGGATGAACCGACCGTTGGCGTTGATGTTCAATCTAAAAAAGCAATCATTGATTATCTTTTGGATTTAAATAAAAAAGGAACGTGCATCATTTATACCTCTCATCATCTTTCTGAAGCGGAAGAATTCTGTACCAAAATTGCCATCATTGATCATGGAAAAATCCACGCTGTTGGAACTCCCGAAGAATTGGTGAACAGAGTTGCCAGTGCCGAAAACTTAGAAGATGTTTTCATTTCATTAACCGGAAAAGAATTAAGAGATGTTGTTGTATAA
- a CDS encoding beta-ketoacyl-[acyl-carrier-protein] synthase family protein, translated as MSQKIAITGMGIISSIGNNVEENFISLKTGKHGISDIQLFETRHTGNIKTGEIKLSNEELVQKLQLNEDNNVTRTALLGMIAAKEAVESAGISDINGYKTGLISSTSVGGMDITEKYFYSYEDFPEKQKYIDSHDAGNSSLAIADYLGLKGMVSTISTACSSAANAIMMGAKLIKNGVLDRVIVGGTDSLSKFTLNGFSTLMILTDSYNTPFDNDRKGLNLGEAAAFLVLESDEVVKKENKKVLGYLSGYGNANDAHHQTASSENGQGAYLAMEKALKVSGLQKENIDYINAHGTATPNNDLSEGIAMIRLFGENQVPEFSSTKAFTGHTLAAAAGIEAIYSLLAIQNNIIFPNLNFKTKMEEFDLTPVTELKEKNIDHVLSNSFGFGGNCSTLIFSKS; from the coding sequence ATGAGTCAAAAAATTGCCATAACAGGAATGGGCATCATTTCTTCCATCGGTAACAATGTGGAAGAAAATTTTATTTCGTTAAAAACCGGAAAACACGGAATTTCAGATATTCAGTTGTTTGAAACCCGCCACACCGGAAATATTAAAACAGGCGAGATAAAACTATCTAATGAAGAATTGGTACAAAAACTTCAGCTTAATGAAGATAATAATGTGACAAGAACTGCTTTGTTAGGGATGATTGCCGCAAAAGAAGCCGTAGAAAGTGCCGGAATATCAGATATTAACGGCTACAAAACAGGCTTGATCTCCTCAACAAGCGTTGGCGGAATGGATATCACCGAAAAATATTTCTACTCTTACGAAGACTTTCCTGAAAAGCAAAAATATATTGACTCTCATGATGCAGGAAATTCATCATTAGCTATTGCAGATTATTTAGGGCTGAAAGGTATGGTTTCGACCATCAGTACGGCTTGTTCTTCAGCAGCTAACGCGATTATGATGGGCGCAAAGCTTATTAAAAATGGAGTTTTAGACCGCGTGATTGTTGGTGGAACTGATTCTCTTTCAAAATTTACATTGAATGGATTCAGTACCCTAATGATTCTTACCGATTCTTACAATACGCCTTTCGACAATGACAGAAAAGGATTAAATCTCGGAGAAGCAGCCGCTTTTCTGGTATTGGAATCTGATGAAGTTGTTAAAAAAGAAAATAAAAAAGTCCTAGGCTATCTTTCAGGCTATGGAAATGCCAACGATGCCCACCATCAAACCGCTTCTTCGGAAAACGGACAAGGCGCTTATTTAGCTATGGAAAAAGCATTGAAAGTTTCAGGTTTACAGAAAGAAAACATCGATTATATCAACGCTCACGGAACAGCCACTCCAAATAATGATCTATCGGAAGGAATTGCGATGATTAGACTCTTTGGTGAAAACCAGGTACCGGAATTCAGTTCTACAAAAGCGTTTACAGGTCATACTTTAGCTGCTGCTGCGGGAATTGAAGCCATATATTCATTGTTGGCCATTCAAAATAATATCATTTTCCCCAATTTGAATTTTAAAACGAAAATGGAAGAATTTGATTTAACACCTGTTACCGAATTGAAAGAGAAGAATATCGATCATGTCCTTTCTAACTCATTTGGGTTCGGAGGAAATTGTTCAACCTTAATTTTCTCAAAATCATGA
- a CDS encoding BtrH N-terminal domain-containing protein: MKINFEHHQTAHCENGVASNLLINKGLKLSEPMIFGIGSGLFFVYLPFLKVNFAPGFSYRPMPGAIFSKAAKRLGIKIKREKFSNPKDAQLALEKNLENNIPTGLQVGVFNLTYFPEEYKFHFNAHNLVVYGKEDGRFLISDPVMDYTTSLSESELEKVRYAKGALPPKGHMYYPTYIPENVNLEEAIKKGIKDTCKNMLAPVPLIGVKAMRWVAKSIPKWADKKGTKVTNHYLGQLIRMQEEIGTGGGGFRFIYGAFLQEAAVILKNDELKELSKEITAIGDLWRDFAVDIARVYKNRNSKSNIYQELSKSMLHIADLEEAFYKKLRKAI, encoded by the coding sequence ATGAAAATTAATTTTGAACACCATCAAACTGCGCATTGCGAAAACGGTGTTGCCTCTAATTTACTAATAAACAAAGGGCTAAAACTCAGCGAACCGATGATCTTCGGAATTGGTTCTGGGTTATTTTTCGTGTATTTACCTTTTTTAAAAGTAAATTTCGCCCCAGGTTTTAGTTACAGGCCAATGCCGGGAGCTATTTTCAGCAAAGCGGCAAAAAGACTGGGAATTAAAATTAAAAGAGAAAAATTCTCGAATCCTAAAGACGCACAATTAGCCTTAGAGAAAAATTTAGAAAACAACATACCGACAGGTTTACAGGTTGGGGTTTTTAACCTTACTTATTTTCCTGAAGAATATAAATTCCATTTCAACGCTCACAATTTGGTCGTTTATGGAAAAGAAGACGGAAGATTTTTGATCAGTGATCCTGTGATGGATTATACCACTTCCCTTTCCGAATCAGAATTGGAAAAAGTAAGATATGCCAAAGGTGCACTTCCTCCTAAAGGTCACATGTACTACCCTACTTACATTCCGGAAAATGTAAATCTGGAAGAAGCTATCAAAAAAGGCATTAAAGATACTTGTAAAAATATGTTAGCTCCCGTTCCACTTATTGGGGTAAAAGCCATGAGATGGGTCGCGAAAAGCATTCCGAAATGGGCTGATAAAAAAGGTACAAAAGTGACCAATCATTATTTGGGACAATTGATCAGAATGCAGGAGGAAATCGGAACAGGCGGTGGCGGTTTCAGATTTATTTACGGTGCATTTTTACAGGAAGCTGCTGTAATTCTTAAAAATGACGAATTAAAAGAACTTTCTAAAGAAATTACCGCAATCGGTGATCTTTGGAGAGATTTTGCAGTTGATATTGCCCGTGTTTACAAAAACAGAAACTCAAAAAGCAATATCTATCAGGAGCTTTCAAAATCGATGCTTCATATTGCTGATCTGGAAGAGGCTTTTTACAAAAAACTGAGAAAAGCAATTTAA
- a CDS encoding ABC transporter permease → MLLYKLWRSFVKEILLLKRDIGGIVIIFVMPLLLIITITLIQDSTFKNLEGSKIPIIFIDNDKSEISKSIKHELENGKTFELVTNYTEKSAQNAVFSGDYQMAIVIPENLTKDLNANIDSKVQTIVSSFGIEADSASAKKNVEIKAKDIHLYFDPATNIGFKNNVMNAVNKMVFEIENKKIYKAFQDQLGTTENLDENKNLISFKEITPTKGKMDIIPNSVQHNVPAWALFAIFFIVVPLSINLVKEKSQGTSVRVRVSPTPYYIHILGKTCTYLIICIIQFLLMVAVGIYLFPYMDLPQFDVTGKMFHLIIVTIFAGLAAIGFGVLLGTLADTQEQSAPFGATSVVVLAAVGGIWVPVFLMPEFMQTVAKFSPMNWGLNAYYDIILRNSGIAGIAKELALLLLFYIAMVTISIFYERKQNAV, encoded by the coding sequence ATGTTGTTGTATAAATTGTGGAGAAGTTTCGTTAAAGAGATCCTTTTACTGAAAAGAGATATCGGTGGAATCGTCATTATTTTTGTGATGCCTTTATTGCTGATTATCACCATCACCTTAATTCAGGATTCTACTTTTAAAAATCTGGAAGGTTCAAAAATTCCGATCATTTTTATTGATAATGACAAATCTGAAATTTCAAAAAGTATAAAACACGAGCTCGAAAATGGTAAAACATTCGAGTTAGTGACTAATTATACCGAAAAATCAGCTCAAAACGCCGTTTTTTCAGGTGATTATCAAATGGCAATCGTCATTCCTGAAAATTTAACTAAAGATTTAAATGCAAATATTGATTCTAAAGTTCAGACCATTGTAAGCTCATTTGGAATTGAGGCAGATTCTGCTTCTGCAAAAAAGAATGTTGAAATAAAAGCCAAAGATATTCACTTGTATTTTGATCCGGCAACAAATATCGGTTTCAAAAATAATGTAATGAATGCCGTTAATAAAATGGTTTTTGAAATCGAAAACAAAAAGATCTACAAAGCTTTCCAGGATCAATTGGGAACTACGGAAAATCTGGATGAAAATAAAAACTTAATCAGCTTTAAAGAAATTACGCCTACAAAAGGAAAAATGGACATTATACCGAATTCTGTTCAGCACAATGTTCCGGCTTGGGCACTTTTTGCGATATTTTTCATTGTCGTTCCGCTTTCTATTAATTTAGTTAAAGAAAAAAGTCAGGGAACGAGTGTAAGGGTAAGAGTGAGTCCAACGCCTTATTATATTCATATTTTAGGAAAAACGTGTACCTATTTAATCATCTGCATCATTCAATTTTTATTGATGGTAGCGGTGGGAATTTATCTTTTCCCTTATATGGACTTACCACAATTTGATGTGACAGGAAAAATGTTCCATTTAATTATCGTTACCATTTTCGCAGGTTTAGCAGCTATTGGCTTTGGTGTTTTATTAGGAACACTGGCCGATACTCAGGAACAGTCTGCACCGTTTGGAGCCACTTCTGTTGTTGTATTGGCAGCAGTCGGAGGAATATGGGTTCCGGTATTCTTAATGCCTGAATTCATGCAGACCGTAGCCAAATTCTCACCCATGAACTGGGGACTGAACGCTTATTACGACATCATTCTAAGAAACAGCGGAATCGCAGGCATAGCAAAAGAACTGGCTTTATTATTATTATTTTATATTGCCATGGTCACTATTTCAATTTTTTATGAAAGGAAACAAAATGCAGTCTAA